The following are encoded together in the Actinoplanes sp. N902-109 genome:
- a CDS encoding bifunctional GNAT family N-acetyltransferase/acetate--CoA ligase family protein, with protein sequence MEHEADVLLSDGSAVHLRPIRPGDAAAIVEFHSRMSDRTRYLRYFSPYPRIPERDLERFVNVDHHDREAFVIVSGPRIMAVGRYERLGPESPEAEVAFVVEDAHQGRGIGSVLLEHLADAAQRNGISRFVAEVLPQNHGMLRVFSDFGYQVRRKYADGVVHLSFPIAPTEKSREVQEDREQRTEARSIARLLHPRGIAVYGASASGQGIGAALLAHLRDGGYTGTVVPVHRRAERVAGLRAYRSAVDAGAAVDVALIAVPPEGVGSAVTDAAAAGAGSLVVVSAGFAEAGPAGALAQRALIDAAHAAGLRIVGPNCLGVANTDPSVRLNATLAPRLPAAGRVGFFSQSGALGVALLAEAERRGLGLSSFVSAGNRADVSGNDLLQYWQDDPGTDAVLLYLETFGNPRKFARIARRMSRVKPVVAVASATRPPGLAGDLPGPDTRAVTALFARSGVIRVDTVAELFDVGVLLAHQPLPGGRRVAVVGNSSALSGLAVAACRANGLIVAEGYPHHISPQAGAHDFADALADAAVDKRVDAMVAVFAPPLPGQLPDEDGDFAAALSSVALAGEKPTVAMFLAGRLPPTVPSYPSVEEAVRALGRVATYADWLRRPPGVLPVLPDVDPGAAGLDGPPSELLAAYGIRVEPSTSATSATEAVAAAGALGYPVALKAAGGSLRHRIDLGAVRLALADADDVRAAYAELAAAFGPHVLVQSMVAPGVACTVDVVEDPAFGPVVGFGLGGVASELLGDRAWRAAPLTDRAAAALVDEPRAAPLLHGYRGSQPVDRAALVDLLLRVGRLADEHPRIRALSLNPVLARPDGYAVLHASVETGEAGVRPDTGPRRLRSA encoded by the coding sequence ATGGAGCACGAAGCGGACGTCCTGCTCTCCGACGGCAGTGCCGTGCACCTGCGCCCGATCCGGCCCGGGGACGCCGCCGCGATCGTCGAGTTCCACTCCCGGATGAGCGACCGCACCCGCTACCTGCGCTACTTCTCGCCCTACCCCCGCATCCCGGAGCGCGACCTCGAACGCTTCGTCAACGTCGACCACCACGACCGCGAGGCGTTCGTCATCGTCTCCGGCCCGCGCATCATGGCCGTCGGACGCTACGAGCGGCTGGGCCCCGAGTCGCCCGAGGCGGAGGTCGCGTTCGTGGTGGAGGACGCGCATCAGGGCCGCGGCATCGGCTCGGTGCTGCTGGAACACCTCGCCGATGCGGCGCAACGCAACGGCATCAGCCGGTTCGTGGCCGAGGTGCTCCCGCAGAACCACGGGATGCTGCGGGTGTTCAGCGACTTCGGCTATCAGGTGCGGCGCAAGTACGCCGACGGCGTGGTGCATCTCAGCTTCCCGATCGCGCCCACCGAGAAGTCCCGCGAGGTGCAGGAGGACCGCGAACAGCGCACCGAGGCCCGGTCCATCGCCCGCTTGCTGCATCCGCGCGGCATCGCCGTGTACGGCGCCAGCGCCAGCGGTCAAGGCATCGGCGCCGCGCTGCTGGCACATCTGCGCGACGGCGGCTACACCGGCACCGTCGTGCCCGTGCACCGGCGGGCCGAGCGGGTGGCGGGGCTGCGCGCCTACCGCTCGGCGGTCGACGCCGGTGCTGCGGTTGACGTGGCGCTCATTGCCGTACCGCCGGAAGGGGTCGGCTCGGCCGTCACCGACGCGGCCGCGGCCGGCGCGGGCAGCCTGGTGGTCGTGTCGGCCGGCTTCGCCGAGGCCGGTCCGGCGGGCGCGCTCGCCCAGCGTGCGCTGATCGACGCGGCCCACGCTGCGGGCCTGCGCATCGTCGGCCCCAACTGCCTGGGGGTGGCCAACACCGATCCCTCGGTACGGCTCAACGCCACCCTGGCACCGAGGCTCCCGGCCGCCGGACGGGTCGGGTTCTTCAGCCAGTCCGGCGCGCTCGGGGTGGCACTGCTGGCCGAGGCCGAACGCCGTGGTCTGGGCCTGTCGAGTTTCGTGTCGGCCGGCAACCGCGCCGACGTCTCCGGCAACGACCTGCTGCAGTACTGGCAGGACGACCCGGGCACCGACGCCGTTCTGCTCTATCTGGAGACGTTCGGCAACCCGCGCAAGTTCGCCCGGATCGCCCGGCGGATGAGCCGGGTCAAGCCGGTCGTCGCGGTGGCCTCGGCGACCCGCCCACCCGGGCTGGCCGGCGATCTGCCCGGCCCCGACACCCGGGCGGTGACCGCGTTGTTCGCCCGCTCCGGCGTCATCCGGGTGGACACGGTGGCCGAGCTGTTCGACGTCGGGGTGCTGCTGGCCCACCAGCCGCTTCCGGGGGGCCGCCGGGTCGCCGTGGTGGGCAACTCCTCGGCGCTGTCCGGGCTGGCCGTGGCCGCCTGCCGGGCCAACGGGCTCATCGTCGCCGAGGGCTACCCGCACCACATCAGCCCGCAGGCCGGGGCGCACGACTTCGCCGACGCGCTGGCCGACGCCGCGGTCGACAAGCGGGTGGATGCGATGGTGGCGGTGTTCGCGCCGCCGCTGCCGGGTCAGCTGCCCGACGAGGACGGGGACTTCGCCGCCGCGCTGAGCAGCGTGGCGCTGGCGGGGGAGAAGCCCACGGTGGCGATGTTCCTGGCCGGCCGGCTGCCGCCGACCGTGCCGTCCTATCCCTCGGTGGAGGAGGCGGTGCGGGCGCTGGGCCGGGTGGCCACCTACGCCGACTGGTTGCGCCGGCCGCCGGGCGTGCTGCCCGTTCTCCCCGATGTGGACCCGGGGGCGGCCGGTCTCGACGGTCCGCCGAGTGAGCTGCTGGCCGCGTACGGCATCCGCGTCGAACCATCGACATCGGCGACCTCCGCGACCGAGGCGGTAGCGGCGGCGGGCGCCCTGGGTTACCCGGTCGCGTTGAAGGCGGCGGGCGGTTCGCTGCGCCACCGCATCGACCTGGGCGCCGTCCGGCTGGCCCTGGCCGATGCGGACGACGTGCGCGCCGCCTACGCCGAACTGGCCGCGGCGTTCGGGCCGCACGTGCTCGTGCAGTCGATGGTCGCGCCCGGCGTGGCCTGCACGGTCGATGTCGTGGAGGATCCGGCGTTCGGGCCGGTCGTGGGCTTCGGGCTGGGCGGGGTGGCCAGCGAACTGCTCGGCGACCGGGCCTGGCGGGCCGCACCGCTCACCGACCGCGCCGCCGCCGCCCTGGTCGACGAACCGCGGGCGGCACCCCTGCTGCACGGCTATCGCGGGTCTCAACCGGTCGACCGTGCTGCGCTGGTCGACCTGCTGCTGCGGGTGGGCCGGCTCGCCGACGAGCATCCCCGGATCCGGGCGCTGTCCCTGAAC